AGGCGTTCCGCAACGCACAACTGGCTATGCAGCTGGCGCGCCGGCAAGGACGGGAGTGAAAACAAGTGTCCACCTGGCTGAAAAATTATGCCGGTATTACTCTGGGAACAGTGGTAACCGCCACTGCCCTGAATATGTTTTTAATCCCCAATAAGATTGCCGCCGGCGGCACCAGCGGCCTGGCAACCGTCTTCCATCATCTTTGGGGGTGGCCGGTGGGGGTGGCCATGCTGGGCATGGATTTTCCTCTGTTTATCGGCAGCGTCAAGGTGCTGGGGGCCGGGTTCGGCATCAACACCTTATTCGGATCGGTTGTCCTTTCTCTGTCCATCGATCTTTTGGCACCCTATACCCCGGTGCTGACCCATGACATTCTTTTAAGCACCCTTTACGGCGGCGTATTAAGCGGCGTGGGTATGGGACTGGTATTCCGTTTCAGGGGCACCACCGCCGGTACCGACATGGCCGCGGCCGTAGTGAATAAGTTGTTTGGCGTCAGTCTGGGCCGGGCCTTATTAGGCATTGATTGTTTCGTCATTGCCATTGCCGGCTTTGCTTTCGGCAGCGCGGAGCTTTCTCTTTATGCCCTGATTTCTCTTTTTGTCACTACCCAGATCATTGATCTCATCCAGGAAGGCCCCAATTCGGCCAAGGCGTTTCTCATTATGAGCGATCGCACTGCCGAGATTGCCCAGGCCATTATGGCGGAGCTCGGTCGGGGAGTGACTTTTCTTTTTGGACGGGGCGGTTATTCCGGCAAAGAGCGGGAAATGCTGGTCTGCGTGGTCAGCAAAAAGGAGGTGCAAGCCATGAAGGACCTGATCTCCAAGACTGACGACAAGGCCTTTGTCATCGTGGCGGATGCGCATGAGGTGTTGGGTGAAGGATTCACTCGGATATAAATAATACTTTCCGGCCTCGTTCCTGCATATATATAACGAAAGCTTTCATGGGCTGCAAAACCAGGAAAGCATTGAAAAGGCTCCAGATGCTAGGAACGACGAGAACCGGAGCGTAGGCGTACTGGAGGTACGTTGGAGCGAAGGATCGCAGGAGTGACAACGCAGATGGGGCCTTTTCAATGCTTTCCCTGCCGGAGGGGGGATGGCGGTGCGATGGATTCAGTTTATACATATTGGGGGGGCGGCGGTCAGACGGGCTTTCTGCTGCTTGTTTGGGCTATTGACCATGCTGGAACTGGGGTCGACCCTGTCCATGGCCTTATCCATGATCCTGTCAGTGGTAATTTACGCTCTGGCCTTCGGCTGGAAGTTTGCTTTGGGTTTTGTTTTTTTGCTTTTAATTCATGAGGTAGGGCATCTTTTAGCCAGCCGGCTGGTGGGCATCCGCACTTCCATGGTGCTGTTTATCCCCTTTATCGGTGCGGTGATCAGTCTGGCCAGGCCGCCGGTAAACGCCAAGATGGAGGCCAATATCGCTCTGGGCGGGCCGGCATTAGGCTGCTTAAGCGCAATGGGGTGCCTGGCAGTTTATTTCTGGACGGACAGTTCTCTCATGTTGGCCTTGTCCTATTGTGCCTGCCTTTTAAATCTCTTTAACCTGATTCCTGCCGCCTTGTTCGATGGCGGCAAAATCGGCGCGGCAATCGTTCCGGGAACCTGGCGTCTTGGCAGCGGTGTGCTGCTGGCGCTGTTTTTTTACACCAAAAATCCGGTGATTTTTGCCATTCTTTTATTTTCTTTGTGGTACTGGTGGCAGTCCGACGATATGGGCCAAAGCTATTACCGGCTTACCCTCAGACAGAGGCTGGATGTGGCCTGGCAGTATTTTGGCTTATTGACGGTGCTGGGGATTTGTACACTCTATATCTTTACGATAATTAACAGGTGATTTTTGCGCGAATTGAGAAGGTTTTTCAGGTTTTGCGTCGAAAAACACAGTTGGATATGTCAAACGCCGTCCCAAAAAGTCGCAAGTTTAAATATAGTTATAAATGCAGATATGAATTTGAGTTATGAATTCTGATTTCATGGACAAGGAGTGGTAGCAGTTGATATATATGGGGAATGTTTCGAAGATTTATGAAACTGGGGCAGTGGCTTTATCCAATATTTCAGTAGAGATCAAAAGCGGGGAGTTTGTATTTGTGGTGGGTCCCAGCGGGGCAGGAAAATCCACTTTTATCAAACTAATCACCCGGGAAGAACTGCCTACTAACGGCCAGATCGCCATCGGCGGCCACAATCTGCTCAGTCTGAACCCTGCGCAGGTACCGTATTACCGCCGGCAGCTGGGCATTGTCTTCCAGGATTATCGCCTGTTGCCGAATAAAACCGTCTTTGAAAATGTGGCCTTTGCCATGGAGGTCATCGAAGCCACCCGCTCGGAAATCATGCACCGGGTGATTCATGTGGTGGATTTGGTGGGCCTGCGGCAGAAAATGAACCGTTATCCCCAGGAATTAAGCGGCGGTGAGCAACAGCGGGTGGCTATCGCCCGGGCCATCGTCAATGATCCGGTAGTGCTGGTGGCAGACGAGCCTACCGGCAATCTGGACCCGGATACATCCTGGGAGATCGCCAGGATACTGGAAGATATCAACCGTTCCGGCACTACGATCATTATGGCATCTCATGATAAATCCGTAGTGGACAAGCTGCGCAGACGGGTTCTTGCCTTTGAAAAAGGCCGCCTGGTGCGTGATCAGGTGAGAGGAGTCTACGGGTATGAAAATTAGGACCTTTGTGTATTTTGTCCGTTCCGCTGTGTCTTCTTTGCGGCACAACGGGTTAATGAGCATTGCCTCAGTGAGCACTGTGTCTTTGTCACTGTTGATTCTGGGACTGTTTTTGATTATGGTTCTGAACCTGAATCATATGGCTTCGGCATTGGAATCCCAGGTGCAGGTGTCA
The Acetonema longum DSM 6540 DNA segment above includes these coding regions:
- a CDS encoding YitT family protein, with the translated sequence MSTWLKNYAGITLGTVVTATALNMFLIPNKIAAGGTSGLATVFHHLWGWPVGVAMLGMDFPLFIGSVKVLGAGFGINTLFGSVVLSLSIDLLAPYTPVLTHDILLSTLYGGVLSGVGMGLVFRFRGTTAGTDMAAAVVNKLFGVSLGRALLGIDCFVIAIAGFAFGSAELSLYALISLFVTTQIIDLIQEGPNSAKAFLIMSDRTAEIAQAIMAELGRGVTFLFGRGGYSGKEREMLVCVVSKKEVQAMKDLISKTDDKAFVIVADAHEVLGEGFTRI
- the ftsE gene encoding cell division ATP-binding protein FtsE translates to MIYMGNVSKIYETGAVALSNISVEIKSGEFVFVVGPSGAGKSTFIKLITREELPTNGQIAIGGHNLLSLNPAQVPYYRRQLGIVFQDYRLLPNKTVFENVAFAMEVIEATRSEIMHRVIHVVDLVGLRQKMNRYPQELSGGEQQRVAIARAIVNDPVVLVADEPTGNLDPDTSWEIARILEDINRSGTTIIMASHDKSVVDKLRRRVLAFEKGRLVRDQVRGVYGYEN